From the Papaver somniferum cultivar HN1 chromosome 2, ASM357369v1, whole genome shotgun sequence genome, the window AATGGAAGAAATCGAAGAGTTAAAAAAGAACCAGAAGGTGTTTATACATGCAGTGGCATTGCTGGCTCGAGAAAATCAGGAACAAAAGGATAGGATCGCCCAAAGCATAGGAGCGGCGCGCCAACATGATGAAGCAATTTCAAAGGTATCGGAGCCCAACTGTGACTGTAGAATCATCGTAACTCATGCCAACAATTCGGAACCATTGGATAGAAGACCTGCCATAGGGAGTAGACTGTCCGATCCATATTTTATCCCCGAAGATTCAGACTACTTCGACAGCGAAAACCGGAGAGCTGGACGACCCACAGGCAGAGAGGATCACCAACGAGCAATGAAGGACCTTCGTGCTGAGATGATGGCTGAAATCAAGTAATTAAAGGTAATACAAGGAGGAGGAAGACTAGAAGAAGTAATGAGGGAAGCCATCACCACGCCACTAACTCCGCACCTAGCCAAAGCTCTCATCCCCCAGAAGTGTCACATACCAGCGTTCAAATGTtacgatggatccagcgaccccaCGACCCaccttcgatattataatcgtaTGTTGGCTCGATGGGATCAAGACGATGTGGTCCTCTGCAGATACTTACCTTCAAGTTTGAAAGGGTCAGCAATATCCTGGTTCGATAACCTACCACCAAACTCCATAAACTCTTACAGCCAGATcacagagaaattcttgagaacttacatgtacaacaaggccgtcaacaccggaatggataagcttttCTGGATGGCAATCGCATACAAGGAAACCATCAGAGAGTATACAGATAGATGGCACAGAATCTGTCAAGCAATAAGGAAGATGGATCCGGTGGTCatcatcaactgctacaaatggggattagataGGATGAGCCCGTTGTTCGTCGAGATCCATGGAAGTGTACCCACAACCGAAGGAGACCTTCGAGTCATCATCGAGAAACAAGCCCAGTTGGAAGAAATTCAGCGAGAAAATCTGAGGGCCCAAACACAGAGATCTCATAGGACCAACTCAGCGGAACAAGCACTACAAGAAAATTGTTATATTGCAACATGTGAAAAGTGTGGCAAGAACCCTTTTTTGATGTGGCTAAATCTTTTTTTCCACATCAAAACCTTTTGCCACACCCTGTGGCAACAACCAAATGTTATTTCCACACCTTAAGTACACTGCGGCAATATTTGGATTTTTTACCACACCAAATGGTGAGGCAATAAAACGAGGCAAAATagtattttattaattttgtTGATTCGTATATATTTCTAAATTTatttgaataaatatttttccACACCAACTGGTGAGGCAGTTttgttgtatttttattttattttctatgatTTTGTTTCCTATTTTGGTTTTTTACTATACAATAATTTTCTAAATCAATGAATACAAGAGATAAAAAaagttaagaagaaaaaaaattatttcatttGTTACATTGATTTTATTGATATAAAAATTCAGtacataaatttatttaatttGCTTAATACAATACATAATACGTAATGATGTATCATAGggaaaaaaatcataattcaggaaagaaaagagaaaaaaacggaAACCAAACTTCATCTCAATCTTCTTTTGTTCCTgcaaatcttctatttttttttaaataaatacttCTGCGAAATCaatgttcaaggaaaataattattTTCATGATCAGCAATCATTCTTAATATCTATACTTACTAAAAccataaccaaaaaaaaagaaaaagaaattatatACATAGAACATAATAGATGGGATATGAAAGTTACCTTAGGGATGAAAACATGCCCCAACTTGATTATCATTATGCACTTATTTCGTGAAAATTAACAATTTTCATAAACTTGATTCACCAATGAATGGAAAAAAAATCAAGGTTAACATTGTCAATTCGAAAGAAGAACCGAAAATGTTTATGTAAAGTAACAAACCCCGAATCAAACATTAGATCTAAATTAAATAACTCTTTCGATTCTTGAAATTGTTGCAGAGACTATGGATTCATTCACTAACTATCAGCAAACATTAAGAAAGTTCTGTAATCAGAAAATCTTCCAGAATCAAGCAAAGCTTCTCTAATAAGGGATATGGTCAGTATCACGATTGAATAACCTAAATTGTTAAGCCTAACAAGATAAAAACTTCAAAAAGACTTATTTGGGAATTTGACTACCTTTGATTAGATGAAATATAAACCACTTTTCTTGGATATGAAAGGTTCATGTGAGATAAAGGGGAAGAGAGGTTAGAAAGACAGAAAGCGTGAGAAAGGGATATAAAGTGTAGGTTGGACTTTGACTATTTAATTAAATACTATAAATAtatgtttaatatttttttgattttctatTAAATACGAAATTACTTTTGGTAGTTAAGGAAACCAAATTTACTTCGTTTTTACCGTATCTAGAAAATTGACCGCTGCAATAAACCATCTTTTGCCGCACATCAGACCTTAGTGTGGCCAAAACTAAATGTTTTGCCTCACTAGTGGTTACCATGTGGCTATAAATAATGTTTTGCCTCACTAGTGGTTACCATGTGGCTATAAATAATGTTTTTCCACAATATAATCTAACTGCGACAATAGAAGTATTTTGACACATACACTCAACTACACGGTGTGGATACAAAGTGTTTTTATTGTAGTGAAGCCAGCGGATCCAAAAGGAGTAATTCAGCGGAACGTTCCAATAAACATAGAAGCGTACGAAGGGATGATCGACGGCGTGATGATCGAAAGTTCGAAGATCAAGTCTTCACGAAGATTAGCACCAACTACACTCGCATCCTAAGGGAGATTAAGGATCGAGAAAACTTAGAATAGCCTTGGTCCAAAGGAAAGCAACCACCACGGTCCGAGAAGTCTAGAGACTACTTTGAATACCACTGCTTCAATgggcaccagaccgaaaagtgcaagaacctcaaGATAATGATCCAGAAAATGATTGATGCTGGTGACCTCAAGAAGTACGTTCAAAAGGCAGAAGTCGAGGATAGGGTAAAACGAAGCAAGCAGGTCCAATTACCTGAAGGAAACCGAACGCTCAATTCCATTTCCTGTTCCGAATCCAACAGACCCTCTCTAACTTCCCAGATAGAAAAGATATTAAGAAAGCAATTCAAGGACTACTGCGAACTGTACAAAATCGACGGAGTCGAAGTTGATGACCATGAAAAATGGATGAACGCGCCAATCACATTCGacgccgaggatatcgaagatggCATGGAGGATCACAATAACCCCTTAGTTCTCACATTACCCATTGCAGGGTGCAATATCAGGAAGGTCCTCATCGATGGAGGGAGCTCGGTCAATGtactgttctatgacacgttaaTACGAATGGAGCTGAATGACGAAAAATTTATGTCTTCGTACTACACCATATACGGATTCAATGGGGCCCTAACGAAGCCTTTGGGGGACATTGTGTTACAAGTGAACGCAGGACCAATGAAGGTTGATACACGATtcagtgtagttgaagctccttCCCCTTACAATGCCATCATCAACCGAAGATGGTTACACAAGATCAAAGGGGTAGCAACGACCTATCATCAGTACcttagatttccaacacctgaagGGGTAATGGAAATAAGGGGAGATCAGGTCACCGCTCGAGAATGTCAGACCATACAAAATCAGCTCAACAACGAACATGATGAGCAGCGTTAATCCCGAAGAAACTGAAATAAAGAAGCTGCCAAAGAGAAAGCGATTGACCTTTATCTTGAAGAAATCTCCGGGAAAAGTCTGACAAAGGAGACCATCGTTTTAAACAACGAAGCAAGTACCTCGACATCTAAGGAGGCTGAggagcctaccaaatagcaattaaagaacgtccctctCCTAGGGGAGCCAAAGCCTACATTCACATCGGTGGAACCCGTGAAAGAGATCAATATAGGGACCGGAGataacccgaagatgatcaagatagggACCTTAATGGATAAAGAAATAGAGATGGCTCAAATCAATCTACTCATGGAGTTCGCGGACATCTTTGCATGGAAATTaggagacatgccaggaattgatccgaaGATAATCCAGCACGAACTTCGCATAAAGCCGGGCACGCCTCCTTTCAGGCAGAAAGTACGAAAGGTAGCGCCGGAGTATCACCAGGCAATTCAGAGAGAGCTCCACAAACTGTTAGAagcaggtttcatcaaggaagtGACGTATCCaacatggatctcgaacatggtcatcgtgcCGAAGAAGAATGGAGGAGTAAGAATATGCATCGAATTTACCAACCTCAAAAAGGCATGTCCCAAGGATAGTTACCCACTCCCAAGCATCGATCAGCTGGTAGAAGCTGTTGAGGGATACGAAGAACTgacattcatggatggatattctggttacaaccaagcagctttagcagaagaagatcaacaacacacaacattctacaccccgcacgacCTCTATTGTTACACAAGGATGCCTTTGGACTTAGAAATGCAGGGGAATCATACCAGAGGATggttgatgctatcttcaaaccatggatcggGAACACTCTAGAAGTCTACGTcgatgatatgctcgtcaaaatcaAGTTTCGCCAAGACCACCATTAAGACTTGAGGGATATctttgaagcaatgaggaaacacagCATGAAAGTGAACCCAGAAAAATGCACATTCggcgtcacctcagggaaatttctcggatatctagtaacgaagaggggcatcgaagtgGATCCTGCCAACATCCAGGCCATCGTAGATATGCCATCCCTTAAGAACCTGAAAGAAGTCCAAAAGCTCAACGGATCTCTAACGGCTCTGGGAAGATTCATCGCCAGgtcatcggacaaatgcaaacatttcttcaacattctcaaaaaagggaacAAATTTGAATGGACCGCCgagtgcgaagaagccttccagaaGATAAAAGAATACTTGGCCACGATCCCGATCCTTCAAAAG encodes:
- the LOC113350916 gene encoding uncharacterized protein LOC113350916 — protein: MIDAGDLKKYVQKAEVEDRVKRSKQVQLPEGNRTLNSISCSESNRPSLTSQIEKILRKQFKDYCELYKIDGVEVDDHEKWMNAPITFDAEDIEDGMEDHNNPLVLTLPIAGCNIRKVLIDGGSSVNVLFYDTLIRMELNDEKFMSSYYTIYGFNGALTKPLGDIVLQVNAGPMKVDTRFSVVEAPSPYNAIINRRWLHKIKGVATTYHQYLRFPTPEGVMEIRGDQVTARECQTIQNQLNNEHDEQR